A single genomic interval of Arachis duranensis cultivar V14167 chromosome 7, aradu.V14167.gnm2.J7QH, whole genome shotgun sequence harbors:
- the LOC110273861 gene encoding cytochrome P450 71D10: MHIMDLGNLLLILTTFLFLFVLFNLVIKKSTFSKTNLPPGPWKLPLIGNIHQLVGSSQLHETLRNLASKYGPLMHLQLGEVSHIIVTSPEVAQEILKTQDLNFCDRPNLLFARVMTYNCTNIAFGPYGDYWRHVRKICTMELLTTKRVQSFRHIREAEVSDLVKAISQSEGSIFNLSHKILSTTYGITARIAFGKKYSYQEDFISCVEEASQIGGGNCIADLYPSISELLEMMSRGKTKLEEVHRKSDKILQDIIDDHRNSGECDKEGEDLVDVLLKFQQKDSEYLLTDDNIKALILDIFAGGGETSSAVVEWAMAEMIKKPNVMERAQAEVRRVYGSKGYVDESELHQLTYLKSIIKETLRLHPSVPLLVPRENKVPCQINGYQIPANSRIVINAWAIGRDPRYWVDAMDFKPERFVDDYSIENRGTNFEFIPFGGGRRMCPGIAFATPNMELSLAQFLYHFDWKLPNGIKNEKLDMTELFGNTVRRRNNLCLIPIIVKDMHKDNNVISS; the protein is encoded by the exons ATGCATATCATGGATCTTGGAAACCTTTTGCTTATTCTCACCaccttcctctttctctttgtACTATTCAACTTAGTTATTAAGAAATCCACTTTTAGTAAGACCAATTTACCCCCAGGACCATGGAAACTACCACTCATAGGAAATATCCACCAACTTGTTGGTTCTTCACAACTCCATGAAACCCTAAGAAACTTAGCTTCCAAATATGGACCCTTAATGCACCTTCAACTAGGAGAAGTGTCCCACATCATAGTTACATCCCCTGAAGTGGCACAAGAGATTTTGAAGACTCAAGATCTCAACTTTTGTGATAGGCCAAACCTTCTCTTTGCAAGAGTCATGACTTACAATTGCACAAACATTGCCTTTGGTCCCTATGGAGATTATTGGAGGCATGTACGAAAGATATGTACCATGGAGTTATTAACAACAAAGCGTGTTCAATCTTTTAGGCACATAAGAGAAGCAGAGGTTTCAGACTTGGTCAAAGCAATATCTCAAAGTGAAGGGTCCATTTTCAATCTCTCTCACAAGATTTTATCAACAACCTATGGAATAACGGCTAGAATAGCATTtg GTAAAAAATATAGTTACCAGGAAGATTTTATATCATGTGTTGAGGAGGCATCGCAAATAGGAGGTGGAAATTGTATTGCTGATTTGTATCCTTCAATTAGTGAACTGCTTGAAATGATGAGTAGAGGCAAGACTAAGCTTGAAGAAGTGCACAGAAAATCTGATAAAATATTGCAAGACATCATAGATGATCATAGAAATAGTGGCGAATGTGACAAAGAAGGAGAAGATCTAGTTGATGTTCTTCTCAAATTTCAACAAAAAGATTCCGAATATCTTTTGACTGATGATAATATCAAAGCACTTATTCTG GACATATTTGCTGGTGGTGGAGAAACATCTTCAGCAGTTGTGGAATGGGCAATGGCTGAAATGATAAAGAAACCAAATGTAATGGAAAGAGCACAAGCTGAAGTTAGAAGAGTTTATGGTAGCAAAGGGTATGTAGATGAATCAGAATTGCACCAATTGACATACCTTAAGTCTATCATCAAAGAAACCTTAAGGTTACATCCATCTGTGCCATTGTTAGTTCCAAGAGAGAACAAAGTACCATGCCAAATCAATGGGTACCAAATTCCAGCCAATTCTAGAATTGTTATCAATGCTTGGGCAATTGGAAGAGATCCAAGGTATTGGGTTGATGCCATGGATTTTAAGCCTGAGAGGTTTGTTGATGATTATTCAATTGAGAATAGAGGCACAAACTTTGAGTTTATTCCATTTGGTGGTGGAAGAAGAATGTGTCCCGGGATTGCATTTGCTACACCAAACATGGAGTTGTCACTTGCTCAATTTCTTTACCATTTTGATTGGAAGCTTCCCAATGGAATCAAGAATGAAAAACTTGATATGACTGAGTTGTTTGGGAACACTgtaagaagaagaaacaatCTCTGCCTGATTCCCATTATTGTCAAGGATATGCATAAAGATAACAATGTAATCAGCAGTTAG